A genomic window from Actinomycetaceae bacterium MB13-C1-2 includes:
- the rpoZ gene encoding DNA-directed RNA polymerase subunit omega: MSGIVAKPEGITYPPIDELLERTESKYALVIYAAKRARQINAYNTQLESNMIQFVGPVVPTEPDDKPLSIALREIVDDKLELSGEVSK; encoded by the coding sequence ATGTCGGGAATTGTCGCAAAACCGGAAGGCATCACCTACCCTCCGATCGACGAGTTACTTGAGCGTACAGAGTCGAAGTATGCCCTTGTGATCTACGCCGCCAAGCGTGCGCGTCAGATCAACGCTTACAACACTCAACTTGAGTCCAACATGATCCAGTTCGTCGGTCCGGTTGTCCCGACTGAACCCGATGACAAGCCGCTGTCGATTGCGTTGCGTGAAATCGTTGATGACAAGCTGGAGCTCAGTGGAGAAGTCAGCAAGTAG
- the gmk gene encoding guanylate kinase — protein sequence MTTVPLYVLVGPSGVGKGTVLKQLVARYPQLQLSISATTRPSRPGEVDGRDYFFISDEQFDRLIAEDRLLEWAVVHKKYRYGTPADWVRERQDEGRVVLLEVDLDGARQVMRRLPDTHGIFLAPPSWKELEKRLLGRATEDAAEQSRRLQTAKAEMAAVGEFETVIVNVDVNSTVQELAQTLGLN from the coding sequence ATGACTACGGTTCCACTCTACGTTCTGGTCGGTCCTTCTGGCGTCGGCAAAGGCACGGTCCTGAAACAACTTGTGGCTCGGTACCCTCAGTTGCAGTTGTCGATCTCGGCGACCACCAGACCATCGCGCCCCGGTGAGGTCGACGGAAGAGACTATTTCTTCATCTCGGACGAACAGTTTGACCGGCTGATCGCCGAGGACAGACTTCTCGAGTGGGCAGTGGTGCACAAAAAGTACAGGTATGGCACCCCTGCTGACTGGGTCCGTGAGCGTCAGGATGAGGGGCGCGTCGTGCTTTTGGAGGTGGACCTTGACGGTGCGCGTCAGGTGATGCGTCGTCTGCCTGATACTCATGGAATATTTCTCGCGCCGCCCTCATGGAAAGAACTTGAGAAACGCCTGCTCGGACGTGCCACCGAGGATGCCGCGGAACAGAGTCGGCGTCTTCAGACTGCGAAAGCTGAGATGGCAGCTGTGGGGGAGTTTGAAACGGTAATCGTCAATGTTGACGTGAACTCCACAGTTCAGGAACTGGCTCAGACCCTGGGCCTCAACTAG
- the mihF gene encoding integration host factor, actinobacterial type codes for MALPALSQQQRAEALEKATIARRRRAEIKTGLKKREYKVSEVLELGVSDEAIAKMRVKVLLESLPRVGPQRASQLMDELGIAETRRVRGLGPLQRRALVERFG; via the coding sequence ATGGCACTTCCAGCACTTTCACAACAGCAGCGCGCTGAAGCCCTAGAGAAGGCAACGATCGCGAGGCGACGTCGAGCAGAGATTAAGACAGGTCTCAAGAAACGCGAGTACAAGGTATCCGAGGTACTGGAACTCGGGGTGAGTGACGAAGCTATCGCGAAGATGCGCGTTAAGGTGCTACTGGAGTCTCTCCCTCGAGTCGGACCACAACGCGCGAGTCAACTCATGGATGAACTGGGAATCGCTGAGACTCGCCGTGTACGCGGTCTGGGTCCGCTGCAACGGCGGGCGCTTGTGGAGCGATTCGGCTAG
- a CDS encoding shikimate kinase: protein MGDSLVLIGPSGSGKSAVGRVLSDRLGSGLLDASEALGTEETSVTEAFVQDPEDAQRRINMRARDLVEMVSKNTDQRHVVELPPSAPLDRAVRSALLAAREKDVIVIYLDANLETLARRSGLGAAQPGFLGTPRAWFRQLNRTLEEGYQGLYDLHCDTTHVDPDAVVDEIMRVVAIN from the coding sequence ATGGGTGATTCTCTTGTACTGATCGGGCCTTCGGGCAGTGGAAAAAGTGCCGTTGGCAGAGTCCTGTCGGATCGACTCGGCTCCGGGCTACTGGATGCTTCTGAGGCGCTGGGAACAGAAGAGACCTCTGTTACAGAGGCCTTTGTTCAAGATCCCGAGGATGCCCAGCGCAGGATAAATATGCGGGCGCGCGACCTGGTTGAAATGGTCTCAAAGAACACTGATCAAAGACACGTCGTGGAACTGCCTCCGTCTGCGCCGCTCGACAGGGCGGTACGCTCCGCTCTGCTGGCCGCAAGGGAGAAAGATGTCATCGTGATCTACCTGGACGCAAACCTTGAAACACTGGCGCGTAGAAGTGGTCTTGGGGCTGCTCAACCGGGCTTTCTTGGGACTCCACGCGCCTGGTTCCGGCAACTGAACCGGACACTAGAGGAGGGGTATCAGGGCCTCTACGATCTGCATTGCGACACAACCCACGTTGATCCGGACGCAGTGGTCGATGAGATCATGCGGGTGGTCGCGATAAACTGA
- the efp gene encoding elongation factor P, giving the protein MATTNDLKNGMILVIDGQLWQVLEFQHVKPGKGPAFVRTKIRNVLSGKSIDKTFNAGLKVETATVDRRDMTYLYNDGDSFVFMDDDTYEQTPIAPEVVGDVANYLIDNQPAVVAFHEGTVLSVELPATVNLRITHTEPGLQGDRSNAGTKPATVETGYEIQVPLYMDEGTLIKVDTRTGEYAGRVNE; this is encoded by the coding sequence GTGGCAACAACAAACGATCTAAAGAATGGCATGATTCTGGTCATTGACGGCCAGTTGTGGCAGGTGCTTGAGTTCCAGCACGTTAAGCCGGGCAAGGGGCCAGCATTTGTTCGGACGAAAATCCGGAACGTCCTAAGCGGCAAGTCGATCGATAAGACGTTCAATGCCGGACTGAAGGTAGAGACCGCCACCGTTGATCGCCGCGATATGACCTACCTGTATAACGACGGTGACTCCTTTGTCTTCATGGACGACGACACCTACGAGCAGACACCAATTGCGCCTGAGGTCGTTGGGGATGTCGCAAATTACCTGATCGATAATCAGCCAGCGGTCGTGGCCTTCCATGAAGGTACAGTGCTGTCTGTTGAGTTGCCCGCAACAGTAAACCTGCGGATTACTCACACCGAGCCCGGTTTGCAGGGAGATAGGTCCAATGCTGGTACCAAGCCAGCAACGGTCGAAACGGGCTATGAAATCCAGGTGCCGCTTTACATGGACGAGGGCACACTAATCAAGGTCGATACCCGCACCGGTGAGTATGCGGGTCGCGTGAACGAATAG
- the nusB gene encoding transcription antitermination factor NusB yields the protein MAHQRGKYTSRTKARKRAADILFEADQKGLTRNPAALRGLLSERQALTSAPSPLPEYSVRIIEGISDDLPGVDRLLDRHAKGAGLDRLPAVDVAVMRVAVWEMLHNAEEVPPITAIDEAVAIVKDLSTDDSPAYVNAVLDAVRKSLDNPWHKEQSAKDTPVDNPTDDWDDEAIDEY from the coding sequence GTGGCGCATCAGCGAGGTAAGTACACCTCAAGAACGAAGGCCCGCAAGAGGGCCGCAGACATCCTGTTTGAGGCTGATCAAAAAGGTCTGACTCGGAATCCTGCGGCCCTGCGTGGGCTTTTGTCGGAGCGACAAGCACTCACATCAGCGCCTTCTCCGTTGCCTGAGTATTCGGTGCGCATTATCGAGGGGATCTCAGATGACTTGCCCGGAGTCGATCGGCTCCTCGACAGGCACGCCAAGGGGGCCGGACTCGACCGACTCCCGGCGGTGGATGTCGCAGTAATGCGTGTCGCGGTCTGGGAGATGCTTCATAATGCCGAAGAAGTTCCACCGATTACGGCCATAGACGAGGCGGTGGCCATAGTCAAGGATCTCTCGACCGATGATTCTCCGGCATACGTCAATGCTGTTTTAGACGCGGTTCGTAAGTCGCTGGATAACCCGTGGCACAAGGAACAGAGCGCCAAAGATACCCCGGTCGACAACCCCACGGATGACTGGGACGACGAGGCTATTGACGAGTATTAG